One stretch of bacterium DNA includes these proteins:
- the prsT gene encoding XrtA/PEP-CTERM system TPR-repeat protein PrsT: MIQVKTNKNHPKSSMSLSLSFIFLLCVSCLLPVSALSGCTKTKQQHVERSENFLKKKDYNAAIIELKCAVNLDPDDHQVRLKLAETYFQTGKPENAEKELKRIISKKSDISQAHFLLASIYQVRQENDNALKEARLALELLKKDGQNTEEARLQKSKTHNLLATIYRQTKEYPLAKSHFEHALELDPANIEFIINQGCLSMDMKNYVDAKERFEKARDLAPNDIKPYLALGKYAYSLKEYQQAEASYRKVLNIDPSSLEAMTVLGDILIHRNQLDEAIKQGSVIIQKYPKQPYGYHIRGEAKFYQGKTNEAILDLSKAVSIYPASINAHYLLGMAYYKINQKDQSISSLQEVIKLDPDHLGARSLLAAANLDLKRYDIALEEAQKGLSLSAENPYLHNLVGLAYIGQNQLDKGMEELQLALQEDPNFMMTYRSLATLHQVSGEKDDAIKVYESAIKIDPHNISFYPPLILAYLDQNSPEQALNICSTALASGGPSPEIFHNLMGLAYVRQGKLDKARESFTKAASLNPRFLSAQYNLAKLDFQEGHPQQAIAGYEKIVKQDPENVEALIGLADIYAKTGNREKQIASLQEVLATKPQHEGALVKLAQIYSQQGNFKAVIEIARKVLVAVPDSNLAQSILAAAYLGNKEYGPAITETQKIVQMNPKDLSAQARLIHTYGLNKEYDKAKAMLEDSLSKSPKDASAILGNLAVYALNSGDTQKAVEYLNRALQADPQNEKNYLMLYTAYMRLKQSEAALGVLQAGIEKLPDSADLRLNLGNAYSRFNKPKESIEQCQYLVEKLGVKKSIVYLLMADTYLKIHEEGKAEDSYKKAIQSDPNNIMAYNNLACFYTDKGKNLDQSLVFAQKANSLAPRNPYVLDTLGMVYIKMNKPGQAIEKLTLAADLDKGNQPAIGYHLALALYRNGEKEKALAQLNQVLSKQKEFPEKKEAEQLLREMTR, encoded by the coding sequence ATGATCCAGGTGAAAACGAATAAAAATCACCCCAAAAGCAGTATGTCTCTTTCACTTTCATTCATTTTCCTGCTCTGTGTCTCGTGCCTGCTGCCAGTCTCGGCCTTGAGCGGATGCACGAAAACAAAGCAGCAGCATGTTGAGAGAAGTGAAAATTTTCTGAAGAAAAAAGATTACAATGCAGCCATTATCGAGCTTAAGTGCGCTGTCAACCTTGATCCTGACGATCACCAGGTACGACTGAAACTTGCTGAAACGTATTTCCAGACAGGTAAACCGGAAAATGCTGAAAAGGAACTCAAGCGGATAATCAGCAAAAAAAGCGATATCAGTCAGGCACATTTCCTCCTGGCTTCCATTTACCAGGTCAGGCAGGAAAATGATAATGCTCTCAAAGAGGCCAGGCTCGCTTTGGAATTGTTGAAAAAAGATGGCCAGAATACTGAGGAAGCACGGCTGCAAAAATCTAAAACCCATAATCTCCTGGCGACAATTTACCGGCAAACGAAGGAATATCCTCTGGCCAAGTCACACTTTGAGCATGCACTGGAGTTGGATCCTGCCAATATCGAATTTATTATCAATCAGGGCTGCCTCTCCATGGATATGAAAAATTATGTCGATGCCAAAGAGAGATTCGAGAAAGCCAGGGATCTTGCGCCGAACGATATCAAGCCTTATCTGGCATTAGGAAAATATGCCTATTCACTGAAAGAGTATCAGCAAGCGGAAGCTTCCTACCGAAAGGTCCTGAACATAGATCCCTCTTCTCTGGAAGCCATGACTGTCCTGGGAGATATCTTGATCCATCGGAATCAGCTTGACGAGGCTATCAAACAGGGGAGTGTGATTATCCAGAAGTATCCGAAGCAGCCGTATGGATATCATATCAGAGGAGAGGCAAAATTTTACCAAGGTAAAACGAATGAAGCGATCCTTGACCTTTCGAAAGCAGTCAGTATATATCCGGCAAGCATCAATGCACATTACCTGCTTGGCATGGCATACTATAAAATCAACCAAAAGGACCAAAGCATCAGCTCACTTCAGGAGGTAATCAAGCTTGATCCCGATCATCTTGGTGCCCGTTCCCTCCTTGCTGCCGCAAACCTCGATCTGAAGAGGTATGATATAGCTCTGGAGGAAGCACAAAAGGGGTTAAGCCTGTCTGCGGAAAATCCATATCTCCATAACCTTGTGGGTCTTGCATATATCGGCCAGAATCAGTTAGACAAGGGGATGGAAGAGCTGCAATTGGCACTCCAGGAAGACCCGAATTTTATGATGACCTATCGAAGCCTGGCCACTCTTCATCAGGTGAGCGGAGAGAAAGATGATGCTATTAAAGTTTATGAGTCTGCCATTAAGATCGATCCTCACAATATAAGCTTTTACCCTCCTCTGATTTTAGCCTATCTCGATCAGAATTCGCCCGAGCAGGCACTGAATATCTGCTCCACTGCTCTTGCATCCGGCGGTCCCAGTCCGGAGATATTCCATAACCTCATGGGCTTGGCCTATGTGCGGCAGGGCAAACTGGATAAGGCGAGGGAAAGCTTTACCAAGGCCGCTTCTCTCAATCCCAGGTTCCTGAGCGCACAGTATAACCTTGCCAAGCTGGATTTCCAGGAAGGTCATCCTCAGCAGGCCATAGCCGGGTATGAAAAGATTGTCAAACAGGATCCTGAAAATGTTGAGGCTCTCATCGGCCTGGCTGACATCTATGCAAAAACCGGCAACCGGGAGAAACAAATCGCCTCTCTTCAGGAAGTGCTTGCCACAAAGCCTCAGCATGAGGGCGCCTTGGTAAAACTGGCTCAGATATATTCTCAGCAAGGTAATTTTAAAGCTGTCATAGAAATAGCCAGGAAAGTCCTTGTAGCAGTACCGGATTCGAATCTGGCGCAGAGCATTCTTGCCGCAGCCTACCTGGGAAACAAGGAATATGGTCCGGCCATTACCGAAACGCAAAAGATAGTCCAGATGAATCCAAAGGATTTATCGGCCCAGGCACGCCTGATTCATACGTATGGTCTTAATAAGGAATATGATAAAGCAAAAGCAATGCTGGAGGACAGCCTATCCAAATCACCCAAAGATGCCTCTGCCATCCTGGGTAATTTAGCGGTATATGCTTTAAACAGCGGCGATACTCAGAAAGCTGTGGAATACTTGAACAGGGCTTTACAAGCAGATCCCCAGAATGAAAAAAACTATCTCATGCTTTATACCGCTTATATGCGGCTTAAGCAATCTGAAGCAGCTCTTGGCGTCTTACAGGCAGGCATTGAAAAATTACCCGATTCCGCAGATTTGAGATTGAATCTAGGAAATGCTTATTCCCGGTTCAACAAGCCAAAGGAAAGTATCGAACAATGCCAGTACCTTGTTGAAAAATTAGGTGTCAAAAAAAGCATCGTATATCTTCTCATGGCCGATACCTACCTGAAGATACATGAAGAAGGCAAAGCGGAAGATTCCTATAAAAAGGCCATTCAATCGGATCCCAATAATATCATGGCTTATAACAATCTGGCCTGCTTCTACACCGATAAAGGGAAAAACCTTGATCAATCACTGGTATTTGCCCAAAAAGCAAACAGTCTGGCTCCCCGGAATCCTTATGTACTCGATACTCTGGGAATGGTTTATATCAAGATGAACAAGCCGGGCCAGGCAATAGAAAAACTGACCCTGGCAGCAGATCTGGATAAGGGAAATCAACCGGCTATCGGGTATCATCTCGCTCTGGCGTTATATCGGAATGGGGAAAAGGAAAAGGCTCTGGCTCAACTGAATCAGGTATTGTCGAAGCAAAAGGAATTCCCTGAAAAGAAAGAGGCCGAGCA
- a CDS encoding PEP-CTERM sorting domain-containing protein — protein MKGILNAHKYLVITLAIVISLAFLSSAQALQVTLWDGTNAPLTVADGDLNDSNSATGYVTYIGNYGTFVMNVTTGSSKPGIGSANVPMMDINSFETSSSSGGTIQVSVSDNGFGPMNAGLSGFHIEYSGTTPGTVSGAVYWDDTDALYDPLTGAGTQHLISSLPAQTGSFGVEDNPAGIPANSPFSLTMIATITHTGAQFTSLDFSLVPTPEPGTILLVGLGLLGLGIIGRKKMEV, from the coding sequence GTGAAAGGTATTCTGAACGCACACAAATACTTAGTGATTACTCTGGCGATCGTGATAAGTTTAGCCTTTTTGTCATCTGCCCAGGCTCTACAGGTTACTTTATGGGATGGTACCAATGCCCCTCTAACGGTTGCCGATGGTGACCTAAATGATTCTAATTCCGCCACTGGCTATGTCACCTATATAGGCAACTATGGTACCTTTGTAATGAACGTCACTACCGGAAGCTCGAAACCGGGTATCGGTTCAGCTAACGTACCGATGATGGACATCAACTCATTTGAAACAAGTTCTTCATCCGGCGGAACTATTCAGGTCAGCGTAAGCGATAATGGCTTTGGACCTATGAATGCTGGCCTGAGCGGATTTCATATCGAGTACAGTGGTACAACACCTGGTACTGTTTCAGGAGCCGTTTATTGGGACGATACCGATGCCCTCTACGACCCCTTAACTGGAGCTGGGACGCAACACCTTATTTCTTCTCTGCCGGCACAAACGGGAAGCTTCGGTGTGGAAGATAACCCAGCGGGTATTCCTGCAAATTCTCCTTTCTCTCTGACCATGATAGCGACGATAACCCATACTGGTGCCCAGTTCACTTCACTGGATTTCTCGCTTGTACCAACCCCTGAACCCGGAACCATCCTCCTGGTCGGATTAGGACTCCTTGGCCTCGGGATCATCGGAAGGAAAAAAATGGAAGTATAA
- a CDS encoding alpha-amylase family protein, giving the protein MLLFLIILPGIFSQAPLLLAMNQTTGSFQRVPAIPIRPEYKQFRILIWQYGTSVMKDLDLYRKAGFCGFHIDRGSGKEKLAQFSLENRLPYYVDHVGDKGFLYLTGNRIASVTDKHGLATRPHSLADPKTIAQIKQHITKNIMATKEGYVLAYAFDDEISLGRMVTPCDVDIHPESIAWFRKWLQNRYGNVDRLNNQWGTSFGSFSEVLPQGFEEVRKKLPVKHLSRWNLSPWMDFRSFMDFQFASVLADLTHHANTLDPNTPAGFVGGQAPGPWGGYDYALLSRAVQWMEAYNIHGTNEILRSFWNNDRRLRMQTFFSTQNPKLDSWFLWYYLLHGNQAVIAWPEGWFRGEGYDIAPYILANKNTFQEIQGEISEPLLSSETVFEADPIGIYYSHPSIQAGWAMDAIVHGGTWFNRKDSIDNVNQSSGILRQVWCKLLEDMGYQYDFISYLDVREGVIDLLSKFKVIILPKTICLSGIEVNALRKFVAAGGILVADNLCGVLDEHGKGQKQGVLDDLFGIRRRESAGYMNGKGITEINAEKYRQPFLKRLSYYDGASRYKEIVVFELGIGHGPQAQGIEVKDTRSLFHWLDQNTSVLIRNRADKGYAVYLNLSPIEYWDTGKRFSRYGDTWREIMSGIMKMAGLKPRVKVFEQGNAANMIECLSWKNGSRHYLGLVKNPAEQKGPQRVSEKSTIQDITGKEVKIRLEFREPVQKLINLRSRKVLGGGGRVFSDDFRPWEGNFYEVVF; this is encoded by the coding sequence TTGTTGTTGTTTCTGATCATCTTACCGGGAATTTTTTCTCAGGCTCCGCTACTTCTGGCCATGAACCAGACTACCGGCTCATTCCAGCGGGTTCCGGCAATTCCGATACGGCCGGAATACAAGCAATTCAGAATCTTAATCTGGCAATACGGCACATCGGTGATGAAAGATCTTGATCTGTACCGGAAAGCCGGATTTTGCGGATTTCATATCGATAGAGGATCAGGGAAAGAAAAACTTGCTCAGTTTTCGCTCGAAAACCGGCTTCCCTATTATGTGGATCATGTAGGTGACAAGGGGTTTCTCTATCTCACGGGAAATAGAATCGCTTCGGTTACCGATAAGCATGGTTTAGCCACCCGGCCTCACAGTTTGGCTGATCCAAAGACCATTGCGCAGATAAAACAGCACATCACTAAAAATATTATGGCAACCAAAGAGGGATATGTTCTTGCGTATGCCTTTGATGATGAGATCTCGTTAGGGCGTATGGTAACGCCGTGTGATGTGGACATACATCCTGAATCAATCGCCTGGTTCAGAAAATGGTTGCAGAACCGATATGGAAATGTTGACAGGTTAAATAACCAGTGGGGAACCTCATTCGGGAGTTTTTCCGAGGTCCTGCCGCAGGGTTTTGAAGAGGTGCGAAAGAAATTACCCGTCAAGCATCTTTCCCGATGGAATCTTTCACCCTGGATGGACTTCAGGAGCTTTATGGACTTTCAGTTTGCCTCGGTGCTGGCCGACCTTACGCACCATGCAAACACTCTTGATCCCAATACCCCGGCAGGTTTTGTCGGAGGGCAGGCTCCGGGGCCCTGGGGTGGTTACGATTACGCCCTGCTGAGCCGGGCGGTTCAGTGGATGGAAGCATACAATATTCATGGCACTAATGAAATCCTGCGGTCGTTTTGGAATAATGACCGGCGGCTCCGTATGCAGACCTTTTTTTCCACGCAAAATCCAAAGTTAGATTCATGGTTCCTCTGGTACTATCTGCTTCATGGTAATCAAGCGGTGATCGCCTGGCCGGAGGGATGGTTCCGGGGTGAGGGGTATGACATCGCACCCTATATCCTCGCCAATAAGAATACCTTTCAGGAGATTCAGGGAGAAATAAGCGAACCGCTGCTGAGCTCTGAAACCGTCTTTGAAGCGGACCCTATCGGCATCTACTACAGCCATCCCAGTATTCAGGCAGGATGGGCAATGGATGCCATTGTTCACGGCGGAACATGGTTTAACCGGAAGGACTCGATAGATAACGTGAACCAATCGAGCGGCATACTTCGCCAGGTGTGGTGCAAGCTCCTGGAAGATATGGGATATCAATATGATTTCATAAGCTACCTTGATGTCCGGGAGGGGGTTATTGATCTGCTCTCAAAATTCAAGGTAATTATTTTACCCAAAACCATTTGCCTTTCCGGGATCGAAGTGAATGCCCTTCGAAAATTTGTGGCTGCCGGAGGTATCCTGGTCGCTGATAATCTGTGCGGAGTGCTTGATGAGCACGGCAAGGGGCAAAAGCAGGGAGTGCTCGATGACCTGTTCGGGATCCGGAGGAGGGAATCAGCAGGATATATGAATGGTAAGGGAATCACCGAGATCAATGCCGAAAAATATCGGCAGCCATTTCTCAAACGCCTTTCATACTATGATGGCGCCTCCCGGTATAAAGAGATCGTGGTTTTCGAGCTGGGGATCGGTCATGGGCCGCAGGCTCAAGGGATTGAGGTCAAAGATACACGAAGTTTATTTCATTGGCTTGATCAGAATACATCGGTTCTTATCAGGAATCGTGCTGACAAGGGGTATGCCGTTTATCTTAACCTCTCACCGATAGAATATTGGGATACAGGCAAACGGTTCTCACGCTATGGCGATACCTGGAGGGAGATAATGTCCGGTATCATGAAGATGGCCGGACTGAAGCCGAGAGTGAAAGTTTTTGAACAGGGTAATGCTGCAAACATGATCGAGTGTCTCTCCTGGAAAAACGGCAGCAGGCATTATCTTGGCCTGGTAAAAAATCCGGCGGAACAAAAAGGTCCTCAGAGAGTATCTGAAAAATCAACCATTCAGGATATAACCGGCAAGGAAGTCAAGATTCGCCTGGAGTTCAGGGAACCAGTACAGAAATTGATCAACCTGCGGTCTCGTAAGGTCCTTGGGGGAGGCGGCCGGGTGTTTTCGGATGACTTCAGGCCCTGGGAGGGTAATTTCTATGAAGTGGTTTTCTAG
- a CDS encoding O-antigen ligase family protein, whose protein sequence is MGLFIGALWQPIFGILGYLAVYLIWDPGMWWGKAINQYLPRPSFMAMAFLVIGAIIHLGELDWSFSRREYELYLFLGMIFLSSFVFGIGVQDDSWVYIVKMAKMFVFIFLLIRVVHSLHDYNLLVWIFIISTLFLSYEGHTVSAGYYYKGRLEFIGGVDFGEANGVAAVSAIGTLFLGLGILYASTWWKKSLYLLGTAFTIDTIILTQSRGVFAGLLIVIPYILLWAPSQYRKKICIFAGVGIVLFVTLVSGNFMTRMKTMSEELEYDQEERLSRTDYWRTSLQIFKDHPLGIGVKNFQKIVTAYDPRNPGMDAHNTYVICYSETGILGIILFLIIIAETFLQLRRIHLMAINLPENEITFYALALGGALIVYLTGYGMTHTTLYKEILWILLALPICLENVARNLLSEASQEIYDSEL, encoded by the coding sequence TTGGGTTTATTCATTGGTGCATTATGGCAGCCAATCTTTGGAATTTTAGGCTATCTTGCCGTCTATTTAATCTGGGATCCAGGCATGTGGTGGGGAAAGGCCATTAACCAGTATTTGCCGAGACCATCCTTTATGGCTATGGCGTTTTTAGTAATCGGTGCAATAATACACCTAGGTGAATTAGACTGGTCTTTTTCCCGGAGAGAGTATGAGCTTTATTTATTTCTTGGAATGATCTTTTTAAGCTCTTTCGTTTTTGGCATTGGTGTACAGGATGACAGTTGGGTATATATCGTAAAGATGGCCAAAATGTTCGTCTTTATTTTCCTGTTAATCAGGGTTGTCCATTCCCTCCACGATTATAATCTGTTAGTCTGGATATTTATCATAAGCACACTGTTTTTGTCCTACGAGGGTCATACAGTTTCAGCCGGCTATTATTATAAAGGGAGACTGGAATTCATTGGAGGTGTGGATTTCGGCGAGGCAAATGGTGTTGCTGCCGTATCGGCTATAGGTACCCTTTTCTTAGGTCTTGGAATATTATATGCCTCAACATGGTGGAAGAAATCACTTTACCTGCTTGGGACTGCTTTTACTATAGATACCATCATCTTAACCCAATCCCGCGGGGTTTTTGCAGGCCTTCTCATCGTGATTCCCTATATCCTTCTTTGGGCACCTTCCCAATACCGTAAAAAAATCTGTATCTTTGCCGGAGTGGGTATTGTACTTTTTGTAACGCTCGTAAGTGGAAACTTCATGACCCGGATGAAGACAATGTCAGAGGAATTGGAATATGATCAGGAAGAAAGACTGTCGAGAACAGATTACTGGAGGACATCTCTCCAGATATTCAAAGATCACCCTTTGGGGATCGGCGTCAAGAATTTTCAAAAAATAGTAACGGCTTATGACCCTCGCAATCCGGGAATGGATGCTCATAATACCTACGTCATATGCTACAGCGAAACAGGCATCTTAGGAATAATTCTATTTCTTATTATCATTGCCGAAACCTTCCTGCAATTGAGGCGGATTCACCTTATGGCGATAAACCTGCCGGAGAATGAGATAACCTTTTATGCATTGGCTTTGGGAGGAGCACTTATAGTGTATTTGACAGGCTATGGAATGACTCATACAACACTCTATAAAGAAATACTCTGGATATTACTTGCTCTGCCTATCTGCCTGGAAAACGTTGCCCGAAACTTATTATCTGAAGCATCACAGGAAATATATGATAGTGAGCTCTAG
- a CDS encoding glycosyltransferase family 4 protein, translating to MKVLVYTTLFPNHHQPNNNIFIKKRMFHFAQLRNCEIKVVAPIPYCPPLPVFGKKYQYSQIKKYELMNNIEVFHPRYPLVPKISMPFHGFAMYLSTIGLIKKISKVFPFDLIDGHYIFPDGLAALLCSKCINRPLVLSARGSDINQFTRFKSIKPMIRYTLNQADHVISVCNALKQEMTDLGIDEKKISVIPNGVDIDIFYPIDKEEARRKLLINQDHKVIVSVGSLIPRKGFHIILETLPGLIQRDAKIHLYIIGEGHYRSSLEKQIKDLHLDRHVTLVGEVANDELKFWYSSADVFCLASSREGWANVIMESLACGTPVVATRVYGAPEIITSAAVGILVDSTPQSLSEGLKTALETAWNRESIHAHVKNRTWFTVADEVKSIFDMVLSR from the coding sequence ATGAAAGTCCTTGTTTATACTACCCTTTTCCCAAACCATCACCAGCCGAACAACAATATATTCATAAAAAAGCGCATGTTCCACTTTGCCCAGCTCAGGAACTGCGAAATTAAAGTCGTCGCTCCGATCCCCTACTGCCCTCCCCTGCCTGTTTTCGGCAAAAAATATCAATACTCCCAGATTAAAAAGTACGAGCTCATGAACAACATCGAAGTTTTTCACCCCCGCTATCCCCTTGTCCCGAAAATAAGCATGCCTTTTCATGGTTTTGCCATGTACCTTTCTACCATTGGTCTGATTAAAAAAATCTCTAAGGTCTTTCCCTTTGACCTTATAGATGGCCATTACATTTTTCCCGATGGCCTGGCGGCCTTACTGTGCAGCAAGTGCATCAACAGGCCTCTCGTTTTATCAGCGAGAGGTTCCGACATAAACCAGTTTACCCGTTTTAAGTCTATTAAACCCATGATACGGTATACATTGAATCAGGCAGATCATGTCATTTCGGTCTGTAATGCTTTAAAGCAGGAGATGACCGATCTTGGCATTGATGAAAAAAAAATCAGTGTCATACCCAATGGAGTTGACATAGATATTTTTTATCCTATAGATAAAGAGGAAGCCCGAAGAAAGCTTCTCATCAACCAGGATCACAAGGTCATTGTATCGGTTGGCAGTCTTATCCCACGCAAAGGATTCCATATTATCCTGGAAACCCTGCCAGGGTTAATCCAGAGGGATGCGAAAATTCATCTTTATATTATCGGAGAAGGCCACTACCGCTCCTCATTGGAAAAACAGATAAAAGACCTGCATCTGGACCGGCACGTGACCCTCGTGGGCGAGGTGGCGAATGACGAACTGAAGTTTTGGTACAGTTCGGCTGATGTTTTCTGCCTGGCCAGTTCACGAGAAGGCTGGGCCAACGTCATTATGGAATCCCTGGCATGTGGAACACCGGTAGTTGCAACCAGAGTTTATGGTGCTCCTGAAATAATAACCTCAGCCGCGGTTGGAATATTGGTGGACAGCACTCCTCAATCCCTCTCTGAAGGCTTAAAAACAGCTCTGGAAACTGCCTGGAACAGAGAATCGATACATGCCCATGTAAAGAACCGCACCTGGTTTACAGTCGCTGATGAAGTCAAGTCGATTTTCGATATGGTCTTGAGCAGGTAA
- a CDS encoding glycosyltransferase codes for MNSLINRKIKFFHIFSTFVPGGVQVRMSMIINALPEYFHHTIMAMDQRLDAKNLVHDDKVTVNYITPVRKESPSFFTIPKLAKIIYSMVPDIVLTYNWGAIDAILAAKICNFNKIIHMEAGFRPDEAEVPQKKRRILFRRFLFRHVSGVIVPSANLRGIAENIWQIPRDKIIYIPNGVDCNRFSLRKTDEARQELGIGNETCIIGTVAHLREEKNIGLLIRSLAGIKTLIPPPHLIIVGDGPEKDGLMNLAEELGIKERIHFFGHHKDTPRYYQMMDIFALSSKTEQMPVSVLEAMASGLPVLSTDVGDIRNMVDRENHAFIVPRENEPQYQAALEQLITNREKRSYLGMKNRHKCISEYRHDQMINAYHNLYRRVLANER; via the coding sequence GTGAATTCGTTGATTAATAGGAAAATTAAGTTCTTCCATATATTTTCCACCTTTGTACCAGGCGGGGTGCAGGTACGAATGTCTATGATTATTAATGCCCTTCCTGAATATTTTCACCATACCATCATGGCCATGGACCAAAGATTAGATGCAAAGAATCTTGTCCACGATGATAAAGTTACCGTAAATTATATAACTCCTGTGCGTAAAGAAAGCCCTTCCTTCTTTACCATTCCCAAACTGGCGAAGATAATTTACTCGATGGTTCCAGACATTGTTCTAACATACAATTGGGGTGCCATCGATGCCATCTTAGCAGCCAAGATATGCAATTTCAATAAGATTATCCATATGGAAGCGGGCTTTCGGCCCGATGAGGCAGAGGTACCGCAGAAGAAACGAAGAATCCTCTTTCGGCGTTTTCTGTTTCGCCATGTATCAGGAGTGATCGTACCATCGGCTAATTTACGGGGGATTGCTGAAAATATCTGGCAGATACCCCGGGATAAAATCATTTATATTCCGAACGGTGTTGATTGTAACCGTTTTTCGCTCCGGAAAACCGATGAAGCCCGCCAAGAGTTGGGTATAGGAAATGAAACCTGTATCATTGGCACAGTAGCCCATCTGCGGGAGGAAAAAAATATCGGTTTACTCATCCGGTCCCTGGCAGGTATCAAGACACTCATCCCTCCACCGCATCTTATAATCGTCGGCGATGGGCCGGAAAAGGACGGGCTGATGAATTTAGCCGAAGAACTGGGAATCAAAGAAAGAATCCATTTTTTCGGGCATCATAAAGATACTCCCCGCTACTATCAAATGATGGACATATTTGCCCTGTCTTCAAAAACCGAGCAGATGCCTGTGTCGGTTCTGGAAGCAATGGCCAGTGGACTGCCGGTATTGAGTACTGATGTCGGAGATATCCGGAACATGGTGGATAGGGAAAATCACGCTTTTATTGTTCCCCGGGAGAATGAACCACAGTATCAGGCAGCACTTGAGCAATTGATCACGAACAGGGAAAAACGGTCATACCTTGGCATGAAAAACAGGCACAAGTGCATATCCGAATACCGGCATGATCAGATGATAAATGCCTATCATAATCTGTATCGAAGAGTGCTCGCAAATGAAAGATAA